AAAAAGAACCTTTTGTGTGGCATTGTGGTGACACGTGCCAGAAAAGGTTCACTGGATTTCTCTCGTGTTTTTATCGGTCGGTATAGCTAGCGGCACTCAAAAATAATGGTAGTAGTTAGTACTCattttatttatttcctaattatGTACTTGATTATATTTTCCAGAAATACAGGATATTTGTGAAAAAGCTTATAGAAAACAACCGATATATCGAGCCAAGTACTGTCAAGTCCTTAGCCAGTAGAGCATTTCACTCGAACTTTGCTACGGATGAGCCTGCGCCGATGAATTTACCACAAAACTTTTCTCAAAGAACACCCAAATACTCATTTGGCTCATTTCAATCGGGATCAGGAGATGGAAATTTTAAGGGTCTCAACACTCAAACCCACACTTCACATCTTAGTGCTTCTATGGTTGCTGCAGGATTTCAACTTGGTCAATCATCGATCACTCctatgaacaacaacaacaaaggcTTAATGGCATCGACACAACAACCGAGGCCTACAACTAGTGTTGCTGCTGGAAATGCGTCGTCATTTAATCAGCAAAACATTGTTGACATTGCAAATGGAAACCAGAATACCACCACAATTAGGCCATCTCGATCGATTTTAAACATGTCAATGGGAGGCGGAAGAAGTGGTAGGGGCACCATGCAACTAGTTCATCAGCAAAATCTAATGAGGTGGAGAAACAATGGCCAAAGTGCTGGACTACTTAATACCAGCACTGGCCCTATCTACGAAAGAGGTAACTTTCAGAGGCAGAATAATAATGCATATGTGGCAAATATGGGAACAACTTCAACCATCGGTTCATCATTCGTTGGTAATTCAGCCCAACCCTCTACCCTCAATTCAACCAACTTTACAGGAATTCAGATTATCAATGACAACACCAACTCTCGTGGAACACTACATATTGGTCCTATGGTTAGTACACCCTCAAATGACAACAACATAGACAACATGGACTATAGCTTCACTAACATGCCAACATCATCAGTGATGGAAGTACCTGGTCTTGTTCATAAATCCCCCGCCATGCAATCAGCTTATTCTGTAATCGAAGAACCAAACTCAAACCCTGATTACCTGAACACCGAACCATCCTCAGTTGCGGCAGTGGAAGTTTCTAATCCGATCCCTCAACCACCTTCCATGAATACTAATGGTTTTACTGTTCCTCAAGATAAAGCTTCTTTTGGAGGTGGCATAATTCCGAATGCAAATCATCAATCCATTTCCCCACAAGAAGAAACTCAAGTACCAACTGTACCAGTGACACCAGCACCATTGGTACAAGAGGCGCAACAACCGGAGCAGGCTGGGAAAGACGAAGAAGATCCATTTGAAGGATTATATGATCTATTAAGGAACGATTCTAGCCTTGGAAGCTCACTTCCTCCTTTAATGGAAAATGAGGATTTTGCACATTACTTCCAGGATTTCGAGCAATCTAATATTGATCAGGCATGTTTTCTTACACATTATTCGTGAATATATTCTACATAATAATTTGATTTGGTTACTTTCTAGTTTTGACAGTAAAGATCTTGTTTTAATAATACTAATCAATGGCTTTCTATATTACTTTGATAAATGTAGGGGGCAATATATGGTGGGAAGGATTTTCTCAACCCCGACTTCGATACAAGTGCGTGTGAAGTGAATAATGGTGGCAATGACGGGATATCCCAGTTGTAATTGGTTCAGATATCCATGGAGGTCGATGGCACCACAAGTCATATGCTTGTATCAATGATGGATCCCGCTGTGCATTCAGCCGTGGAGAAGCTTTCTAGCTATATTCAGACATCTTAATGGATCCGGCTGTGCATTCAAGATTATAATCTTAGTAGTTATTTCTTGAACCTATTTGTGTTTGTTATCTTAATTTGAACCATTTTATTTAGTCATGTGGTTTGTGTCTGTGACTTCAATATGTGATCAGTTGTTTGCGTGAATGAGTATCTAGGTCGCGTACCTATATAAAGTCAGTATGCTGGTAGTAGACATGCTTAGATTGACCCTTAGTTGATATGAATAGTCCATAACATATCATTGGAGTGGTTTATGGAAACAATACTAGGCCTATTAATGGATTCACCCGATATAGAAATAACTTCCGTTTTTTGTTCTCTCTAGTTCCTTCTAGGAAGCAGAGTGGTTTATGGAAACAACTTCAAGCACGAACGGGTTTGAAGACAATGCAAAAGCTATAAATAGATGACCCTGATAAGCTAGCCTCCCACAAACATACAGATTCACAATTCTTTGTCTCTGCCTCCTCTCTCATTAAGTCTTGTTCAATTCATCAACTTAAGCcaagaagatatgggtttcaGTAGCAAAGCTTTGGTTTTCTTCCTGGTAACTATGATGGCAGCAGCTTCATCAATGGCTGCAACTTATGATGTTGGTGATACTGCTGGTTGGACAATCATGGGAGACGTCAATTACGATGAGTGGGCTTCTTCCAAGACTTTTCACGCTGGAGACACCCTTCGTAAGTTTCTTCTTTATAGTTCTTCTGTCGATTTTTAtctgttaagttttttttttttttctttcatcttttcttAATGTAGTATATacgtttgtttgtttgttttaggTTTCGTCTACAATCCTGACTGCGACAATGTCTTACAAGTGACGTCTTCAGACTATAAAAACTGTACTAAAACAGCTCCACTCGCCACCTACTGGACAGGGAACGACGCTATTCCAATCATGGGGGATGATGATCACTTCTATTTCATCTGTGGTATCCCTAGTCACTGTAAAGTCGGCCAGAAGGTTGAAATTCAAGTTGCTGCCCACGCTCCAGCTATTTCACCACCTTTAGCAACTCCGCCACCACCCTCTAAATCTTCTTCGTCGTTTCTCTCTTGCAGTCTCCTTGTCGGTTTAGTTGGTGCCgcaacttatcttattttcatgCACTAGTTTTGGTTACAAGTCTTTTTGAGGTTAAATTCTTTAAAACTGTTTACAGTAgggatttttataatttttttcaaTTCGGCAATCATGGGATTTTTATGGAATTTATTAATGTTTGATTAAATTGAGTAATtttggtagttttttttttttttttgataaacaaaccaatcaactgaaaaaaaaaatatacagtaTATGAATCTTCAGTCAACTAGGCATCAAAAAGTTTATCCAGAGTACTTACAGAAATCAAGAAATTCAACAGCGGAATCATAGAACAGAAGTACTAAGATGAATTACTGGGAAAACTAATGATTTTTCAAATATCTCAAGCAATATCATGGAACAGATGTGTACTACTGGGAAAGCTAACGAATATCTCTCAAGCTATTTCACCACCAAAAACCTCAGATAACCTAGAGTGTAGCGCAGAAAACTCAGGTCAAAATACTGCTTCTTGCTGTAACACCTATGCTCCACTTCACTTGGATACACAATCTCTGGAAATTCTAATGTACACTTCACTTGTAACACCTATGCTTTAGGTCTGCCAGAAAGTTGTCTGAAACTTTAAAGAACCTCTGCAAGGCTTCTTTTGTCAGATCAGCTTGCCTCTGCGGAAGATTACACTTATGTGCGATATGTTTTTCTACCTGAGTCATGAGTGAAACTCAGAACTGTTTCTTCAATCCATATGTCAAGTAGTCTAGATATGTTTTGTGTCTCTCATAAGATGTCACAGTGTTTTCCACTATTTCACCAGATTAGACTCTGATACTTGCTTGAGAACACAACTGTAGCCTGTAGCCTAAACAGAACTCActtataaaattcaaatttcaacttAAACTCTGATCTATAACTTATGTTGAAAGAAGCACAAACTGGGATATTCAAAATCTACATAGATACTCCATACCTAACTAGGCTAAGATCATTATAGGTTTGGAATTGTTTCATAGCCCATTACTAGGCTCGCAACGGTTAGAAAGTTCAGAGAAGTTAATCAACCAATTCCACTTTCTTGTAGGAATCTGAACGGTTTTAGAAAACATGTAGTGATTTGGACACCATACAAAAGCCATAAAGATGATCCTATTAAGCTTAGCCTCCCACAAACTTTCAAATCCACTCTTCTTTTGCTCTGCCTCCTCTCATCAAGTGTTGTTCATTTCATCAGTGATTTGCTACCAAAAAGTTTATGCAGTAATGTCAGAATCATAACCATTTCTTCAGTCAAACTATGAACTTTAATTTATTCCTTGTGATTTCAGTAACACATCTCTCTTCAGATGTTGTAGCGTTTTTCAGTATTTCACCAAATTAGACTCTTAACACTTTCATCAGAATACAATAGCAGTCTGTAGCCTAAACAGGACTCACTCATAGCATTCGCATTTTAACTTGAACCCTTTTTTTAATTCTGGTCAAGCGCAAAGCTCACGATAACAGCATCTTCAACTACATACTTATGTTGAAAGAAGCAAAAAATAGGTGTTGAGTATCCACTAAACCCCCTATCACCCTACAGGTTTATGTGAACTTCAAAACATGAACATGCACGTTATGCAATTCCACATCTGATCAAGTTAAGAACTTCGTAATGCAAAAGAAGATGTTCACTACTCAGTCATAGATTTCGTGTCATGTCAAAGCAAACGTGTATACCAATGTTTTCTGTACAATAGTTGTGTTAATGTTTCCCAATTCTTTCTAAGTTCACatttttccttattcaaaaatgtCATTGCTTTCCTATTCCCTACCTACAAGCAATCAAATTATAATCATCTTAACTACAAATTCATTACCTCTACAAAATGCTCGAAACGCGCAAGTTCATAGCATGAGAGGAAGCTAAGACCAACAAAGCAATTATTTCATTAATACACATTtgctaaaggaaaaaaaaaaaaaaaaacagacacataaacacaaagaaacaaaataaaattagggtttagggttaAAGAAATTGACCCCAAATTAGAAGATTCCAGCTTGGATTACTCAGGCATGAAACTGATAAATCAACTCCAATGATCTTAACCTTGTTGCTTGTGGATCAAATTCATCTTCAAAACCTTGCACTAATACAACCCCATTATTAGTAGTAGTATTACTATTACAAATCGTATCATTATAATAAATTCTTTGATCAAACCCTTGAATTGATGAAGGAGATGATAAATTCCTTTTCCGTCTTTTATTACTGTGAATCACACaattcttcatccgttcttcaaCTTTATCAATAATAAATT
The nucleotide sequence above comes from Papaver somniferum cultivar HN1 chromosome 8, ASM357369v1, whole genome shotgun sequence. Encoded proteins:
- the LOC113303749 gene encoding mavicyanin-like, producing MGFSSKALVFFLVTMMAAASSMAATYDVGDTAGWTIMGDVNYDEWASSKTFHAGDTLRFVYNPDCDNVLQVTSSDYKNCTKTAPLATYWTGNDAIPIMGDDDHFYFICGIPSHCKVGQKVEIQVAAHAPAISPPLATPPPPSKSSSSFLSCSLLVGLVGAATYLIFMH
- the LOC113301598 gene encoding putative uncharacterized protein DDB_G0286901 → MVAAGFQLGQSSITPMNNNNKGLMASTQQPRPTTSVAAGNASSFNQQNIVDIANGNQNTTTIRPSRSILNMSMGGGRSGRGTMQLVHQQNLMRWRNNGQSAGLLNTSTGPIYERGNFQRQNNNAYVANMGTTSTIGSSFVGNSAQPSTLNSTNFTGIQIINDNTNSRGTLHIGPMVSTPSNDNNIDNMDYSFTNMPTSSVMEVPGLVHKSPAMQSAYSVIEEPNSNPDYLNTEPSSVAAVEVSNPIPQPPSMNTNGFTVPQDKASFGGGIIPNANHQSISPQEETQVPTVPVTPAPLVQEAQQPEQAGKDEEDPFEGLYDLLRNDSSLGSSLPPLMENEDFAHYFQDFEQSNIDQGAIYGGKDFLNPDFDTSACEVNNGGNDGISQL